From a region of the Zingiber officinale cultivar Zhangliang chromosome 4B, Zo_v1.1, whole genome shotgun sequence genome:
- the LOC121976528 gene encoding probable LRR receptor-like serine/threonine-protein kinase At2g24230, translated as MGGVGFFAFYLSFFLLLRRSWPQSPPPPNTDAFYVFEFFREMRVQPSSRTGNSSDVCSWRGITCDSGGSAGAERRVIALEVPGFQFTGPISETTIGKLTALQSLDLSRNAITALPMDLVELSELARLNFSSNNLTGPLPPYIGNFNRMESLDLSGNGFSGEIPSQISALSRLKVLDLSRNSLENGIPEAFLQCISLVSIDLSSNKLNGSLPARFGSAFKNLSTLVLSDNQINGGLPDLSSLDSLAYLDLSGNHFNGNISQAYHWSSLVHLDLSMNELSGDFFTDLVNPLPSLKHLNLAFNEFSAPKFDLMRLPAALEYLNLSKSNLNGQIPTRISLSHELKVLDISQNHIGGRIPELSTENLQVIDLSVNNLTGEIPSSLQQKLFSMEKFNFSYNNLTYCGQNFSFEVLRSSFVGSQNHCPIAVNPDWSRSKGSKDRNLKLGLAIALPLFLLAAGSIWLVLSCRKRHSFWTIKKISHREEKNVSGPFHFDVKHTTSIPVVIFEKPLLNFTFADLLNVTNNFDRETLLGEGRFGPVYRGLLPGGIHVAMKVLLHRSTISDEDAVKELERLGQIKHPNLVPLTGYCLAGGQRIVIYDYMENGNLKSLLHDLPLGVQSTEDWTTDTTEGTTTWSFRHSIALGTARALAFLHHGCFPQIVHTDVKASSIYLDSAMDPRLANSGLSNIESNATENEASQGSPGYTPPEFSEAENASATIKSDVYSFGVVLFELTTGKKPIGDDYAEEGKSHTLVSWARALVKRNELSSLIDPKIRETGSEKQMEEALRIAYLCTAELPSKRPSMQQIVGLLKDIEPVNEY; from the coding sequence ATGGGTGGCGTGGGGTTCTTTGCTTTCTACCTGTCCTTTTTCCTGCTGCTGCGGCGTTCTTGGCCGcaatcgccgccgccgccgaacACGGACGCCTTCTACGTCTTTGAGTTCTTCCGGGAGATGCGAGTGCAGCCTTCCTCCAGAACCGGCAATTCTTCCGACGTCTGCTCGTGGAGAGGGATTACCTGCGACAGCGGCGGCAGCGCGGGGGCGGAGAGGAGGGTGATCGCACTGGAGGTTCCTGGATTCCAATTCACCGGTCCGATCAGTGAAACCACCATCGGGAAGCTCACGGCGCTCCAATCCCTGGATCTGAGCAGGAACGCCATCACTGCCCTCCCTATGGATTTGGTGGAATTGAGCGAACTCGCCAGGCTCAACTTCTCTTCCAATAATCTCACGGGGCCGCTTCCACCTTACATCGGCAACTTCAATCGGATGGAAAGCCTCGACCTTTCCGGCAACGGGTTCTCCGGCGAGATCCCATCGCAGATCAGCGCGCTGTCCAGGTTGAAAGTTCTCGATCTCAGCAGGAACTCGTTGGAGAACGGCATTCCGGAAGCTTTTCTCCAATGCATCTCTCTGGTCTCCATCGATCTCTCCAGCAACAAGCTAAATGGGAGTCTCCCCGCTCGATTTGGCTCTGCCTTTAAAAACCTAAGCACTTTGGTTCTTTCAGATAACCAGATCAATGGAGGTTTACCAGATTTGTCGAGCTTGGATTCTCTCGCCTACCTCGATCTCTCAGGTAACCATTTCAACGGCAACATCTCCCAGGCTTATCATTGGTCTTCTTTAGTTCATCTCGACTTGTCCATGAATGAACTCAGTGGAGATTTTTTCACTGATCTCGTGAATCCACTTCCGTCACTGAAGCACCTTAACCTTGCATTCAATGAATTCTCTGCCCCAAAATTTGATCTCATGAGACTGCCTGCTGCACTAGAATATCTGAACTTGTCGAAGAGTAATCTCAATGGCCAGATTCCGACCAGGATCTCTCTGTCGCATGAGTTGAAGGTGTTAGATATTTCACAGAATCACATCGGTGGCCGCATTCCTGAGCTGAGCACTGAAAACCTGCAAGTGATAGACCTTTCAGTGAACAATCTCACTGGGGAGATACCGAGCTCCTTGCAACAAAAGTTATTCAGCATGGAGAAGTTCAACTTCTCCTACAACAACCTTACTTATTGCGGCCAGAACTTCTCGTTCGAAGTGCTCCGGTCATCATTCGTCGGATCACAAAATCACTGCCCAATTGCAGTGAATCCGGATTGGAGTAGATCCAAGGGAAGCAAAGACAGGAATCTGAAGCTAGGATTGGCAATAGCACTTCCACTGTTCTTGCTCGCAGCAGGGTCAATCTGGTTGGTGCTTAGTTGCAGAAAGAGGCACAGCTTCTGGACGATTAAGAAAATATCTCACAGGGAGGAGAAGAATGTTTCAGGCCCCTTCCACTTCGATGTCAAGCACACGACATCGATCCCCGTTGTCATCTTTGAGAAGCCATTGCTGAATTTTACATTTGCTGACCTCTTGAATGTGACTAACAATTTCGATAGAGAAACCTTGTTGGGAGAAGGGAGGTTTGGGCCAGTGTACAGAGGTTTATTACCTGGAGGCATCCATGTGGCCATGAAGGTTTTGCTTCATCGATCGACAATTTCAGATGAGGATGCCGTAAAGGAGCTGGAGAGGCTTGGCCAGATCAAGCACCCTAACTTGGTGCCCTTAACTGGCTATTGCCTGGCTGGAGGACAAAGGATTGTTATCTATGATTATATGGAGAATGGAAACCTGAAGAGCCTACTTCACGACTTACCGTTAGGCGTGCAATCAACCGAAGACTGGACTACTGATACAACTGAAGGAACCACCACCTGGAGTTTCAGACACAGCATTGCATTGGGCACTGCAAGGGCACTGGCATTCCTCCACCATGGATGCTTCCCTCAGATAGTCCACACAGATGTAAAAGCAAGCAGCATTTATCTAGATTCAGCAATGGATCCTAGGTTAGCTAATTCTGGACTATCGAACATCGAGAGCAATGCAACAGAGAATGAAGCTTCACAGGGGTCACCAGGTTATACTCCTCCAGAGTTTTCAGAAGCGGAAAATGCATCCGCAACTATAAAATCGGATGTCTACAGCTTTGGGGTTGTGTTGTTTGAGCTTACTACAGGGAAGAAACCGATCGGAGACGATTATGCTGAAGAAGGGAAGAGCCATACATTGGTCAGCTGGGCAAGAGCATTGGTGAAAAGAAATGAACTCTCAAGCTTGATTGATCCAAAGATTAGGGAAACAGGATCAGAGAAACAAATGGAGGAGGCATTAAGGATAGCTTACTTGTGCACAGCTGAGTTGCCATCCAAGAGGCCATCCATGCAGCAGATTGTTGGCCTTCTCAAGGATATTGAACCTGTCAATGAGTACTGA
- the LOC121976526 gene encoding mitochondrial import receptor subunit TOM20-like, with amino-acid sequence MDLQLSDLDRLVLFEQERQAAELACTANPRDADNLTKWGGALLDLSSFQKNPEDMVKEAIMKLEQALEVDPERHATLFILGNAHSQQGFFNPNEQVSLGCFDKATQCFEQAVKLDPGNEMYLMSLDSISKAPELRQEIQFHMTNQQVSQETASPVRKKAPKESDMKYDILGWVILGIGFAAWIGMAKSHPPAPPPPPR; translated from the exons ATGGATTTACAGCTGAGCGATCTCGATCGGTTGGTGTTATTCGAGCAGGAGCGCCAGGCGGCCGAGTTGGCCTGCACCGCCAACCCCCGTGATGCCGAT AATCTCACGAAGTGGGGGGGTGCGCTTCTGGATCTATCATCTTTTCAGAAAAACCCCGAGGATATGGTGAAAG AAGCCATAATGAAACTGGAACAAGCCTTGGAGGTGGATCCTGAAAGGCATGCCACACTATTCATCTTGGGGAATGCCCATAGTCAGCAAGGGTTCTTCAACCCTAATGAACAGGTTTCTTTGGGTTGCTTTGACAAGGCAACTCAATGCTTCGAGCAGGCTGTGAAATTG GACCCTGGAAATGAGATGTACCTGATGTCATTGGATTCAATAAGCAAG GCACCGGAGTTGCGCCAAGAAATCCAATTCCATATGACTAATCAACAGGTTTCCCAGGAGACAGCTTCCCCTGTCAGAAAGAAG GCGCCCAAGGAGAGTGATATGAAGTATGATATACTTGGCTGGGTAATTCTTGGGATAGGATTTGCTGCATGGATTGGAATGGCTAAATCACATCctcctgctcctcctcctcctccaagaTAA
- the LOC121977934 gene encoding cactin-like, whose amino-acid sequence MLKRKSVEILEQTMNAKKARTPTTQENMKLKAMRAMGAALDEGDALFGAGSEVSLDSQVKWWNDKYLTRKPEYLNLIRTGFVWNKYNRTHYDRDNPPPKIVQGYKFNLFFPDLVDKSKVPQYVFEKDGTSTDTCLLRFYSGPPYQDIVFRIVNKDLEYSPKKGFMSTFDNGTLRLYFNFKQYPYRR is encoded by the exons ATGCTGAAACGCAAGTCCGTAGAAATATTGGAGCAGACAATGAATGCGAAGAAGGCGCGCACACCCACAACCCAAGAGAATATGAAACTCAAAGCTATGAGAGCCATGGGAGCAGCTCTGGATGAAGGCGATGCACTTTTCGGTGCTGGCTCCGAAGTATCTCTGGATTCACag GTGAAATGGTGGAATGATAAATACCTTACACGAAAGCCAGAATATCTCAATCTGATTCGTACAGGATTTGTCTGGAATAAGTACAATCGAACTCACTACGATCGTGACAATCCTCCTCCTAAGATTGTCCAAGGTTACAAGTTCAACTTATTTTTTCCGGACCTTGTTGATAAGTCTAAAGTACCGCAGTATGTATTTGAAAAGGATGGCACCAGTACCGACACCTGCCTCCTCAGATTCTACAGTGGCCCTCCCTATCAGGACATA GTTTTTCGGATTGTAAATAAGGATCTGGAGTATTCTCCAAAGAAAGGCTTTATGTCTACATTCGACAATGGGACTTTGCGATTGTATTTCAATTTCAAACAGTATCCGTATCGACGATAG